The DNA window TGGGGGCGTCAGTAGATTCAGCGCAATGTTCACAGAGTTTTTTGACCAAACGCTGTGCTTGAACTCCCTGAATAGTCGCGGCAATCAAGAAAGGCTCGACACCCATATCGGTTAATCGCGGAAAAACGGAACAGGCATCGTTGGTATGCAAAGTAGATAACACTAAATGACCTGTTAGTGATGACTGGACGGCTATATCTGCCGTTTCCTTATCTCGAATTTCGCCCACCATAATAACGTCAGGATCTTGTCGTAAAAAAGTACGTAGAGCTTTGGCAAAGGTATAACCAATATCTGCACGCGCCTGAACTTGCGTAACCCCTTCTAACTGATATTCCACAGGGTCTTCCACCGTCACGATTTTTTCTTTGCCGGTGCGTAAGTCTGATAATAATCCATACAAAGTGGTTGACTTACCGGAGCCCGTTGGTCCTGTTACTAGGACGATGCCGTTAGACAGTTTTCCCCAACGTTGTATTGTACTCAAATGGTCTGGCGCAAAACCCAAGTTAGCTAACGATAATTGCTCTCTTTTTTTAGGCAACAATCGCATTACAATTGACTCGCCATACACATCTGGTGCAGTAGACACACGGATGTCAAAGTCTTGCCCCGCATTTCGGGTGCTAAATCTGCCATCCTGTGGCAATCTGCGTTCGGCAATATCGAGTTCGGCAAGTAATTTAATTCTAGAGGAAATAGCGGCAAAGCGAGAAATAGGCTGGCGCATGTGTTCCATTAACGTTCCGTCGATACGAAACCTAACACGCATATTCGTATCACCAGCTTCAATATGAATATCTGACGCTTCCAGTTGAATAGCCTTTTCCAAAAAGCTGTTAACCAGATTAATGACCGGTGCCTCTTCCGCTAGAGTCGATAAATTAATGCCCTTTTGTCCAAATAAATCAGACACTTCGCGCTCGCGTGTTAACTCATCCACAATATTCGCCATCATTGCGGAGGTTAAGAGTATGTAGTTCACATTAGCTTGTGTAATATTCGAAATGATTACCGATATTGCAAACTGATTGAATGGGTCTACAACATAAATATTACAGCTTTGCTCATTGGCGGTTGCAAAAACACCCTGTTCAATACACCAATCAATAGAAAGGCTTTGCTGCGTAGCTAAACTCAAAACATCTGCCACTAAGGGGCAATCTTGCGTGTTTTGAGCTAACGACCAATCTAACTCTATGGCTAGGTTCTCTAATAGAAAATCTTCGCTGACAAAACCAAAGCGCTTCAGCGCCTGAATATGTGTTGTTTTTTTGTCAGTCACCGACTGCTCAATCAATGCTTGTTGCTTCGAGGTGATAGCATTGGATACGACCAAGTTATTGATCAAACTTGCTTGTATTATGTTTGCATCTAATCCTAGTGGTTCTATCACCTAAAAATACCCTTAAAACAATATTTGTATCAGCTATTTAGTGTTATCAAAACGCCGTAATTAGTGTATATTACATCACATTGATAACAGATGTGAAAAGGTTTATTCGTTAGTGAGCGTTATCGCAAAAGTGCAGTCTGCCAGAAATACATTATTAGATAAACTTGAGGGTTTGATTGATTCATCGCCGCGCTCGGTCGATACAAACACTCAATTTTTTTATGTATATAAGGCTTTTCCCGAAGGGCTGTCAGCTGCAGAACTTAAGCAATGGTGTGCTTTACAAGAAGACCTTTTATCTCCCTTTGCTGTAAAACATTTATATAAATACAGAAGTCATTTAGGTATTCATCTTTGGTATGCTAAACATGAAATACACGGCATACCAGAAACAGCCCTGCAAGCCCCTCCTAAAGATGGTTTCGCCACGGTTAGTGGCGAGCATTTTGATTACCAACAAACATGGACTCAAGGGGTATTAGTTGCAAACTTAGCAATCAAGCCTACAGAACAAAATCGGGTAAAATATCCGACTTTACAAACACAAAACATTTCCAAAGCCTGGGGCATAGAGAGAGAAATAGATCGTTTGATGGCAAAACCGGCGAACTGGCTAACTTTCTCGTTTGCTATATTTGGCTTGTGTTTGCTTTGGTTAGTCATCGCCTATTCAACAATAAGCATTCAAAAACATTGGATTACAAAACAAAACCAAGAACTAACGGAAGCGATAGGACCCCAGTTGACCGATCGCCAGTTATTGGACGATGCGCAAAACGCGGTTAAAGGATTAGACGCTTGGCGATCTGAGTATGCGAACTTTCCAAATACAATTAGCGCTAGCTTAGCTGAACTATCTGCATTAGCAGAGGTCCGTATTAACCAATGGCAATGGCAGAACAATACCTTAGTGCTAGAGTTCGTTTCAACACAAATTAATATTACTGAGTTAGTAGAAAATACGCAGCAACTTGAACGCGTAAAATCAGCTAATATACGCCCGCACAACGATTCAAATACGTGGGTGTTAGAGTTAGAATGGAACTAAAAATGTTTGATAATCTAAAAGCAACCGCGGCATACGCTGAGCTGTCGTCAAACAAGAGATTGCAATGGCTTCTGCTATTGGTATTAGCTTTGCTTCTGTTATATGTACTAAACGCCGTCAGCACGCTAATTGAAGATGAGAAAACGTTGTTAACAAGCCAAATCGGACTGCATCAACGTTTAGTTGCAGCGAAAAACACACCATTCGATCAGGATAAATTTGTACAGCAAAAGAATATCGCGCAGCAATACTTAAATGAATTGCCTACCGCAAGTTCTCAAAGCGCTGCGGAAGCGAGTGCATTAGCTGCTCTCGAAGCAGCATTAGGTAAAAAAGTTGAACGAAATCGTTTTAATTTATTGGGTTCAGATTTAGTACGCTTAGGAAATACTAAGTTATGGTCGGTCAGAATCGAAATAAATGGACGACTCGACGAGTCTGGTGTTGTCAATTTTTTAGATGAATTTACTACCGAAAAACCGTATCGAAGGATTGCATCGATGCAATATGCTCCTAAATCAAACAACATGTTAGTGATTGTGATTGACTATTTATACAAAGAAGAGAGCTTATAGTGACGAAGTTGGTAAGGCTTTATATTGCAATCGCACTATTAGTAATATTGGGCTCGATCTATTTTTCTTATCAAACCATTTATATTGACTCCGAACGCGTCATTACCTCAGAGCTGCAGGTTATAAATGTCGATAAAACTAATTGGTCTGATACTTTTGCTAGCTTAAGCCAATTTAACAAAAATAGGGCACTTGGCGAAACAGAAGATAAGAATAAAGCGTTGGATAGTGCTGAACAAAATGAGTTTGATCCAAATGATATATCCAAAGCAAAATTAATTGGTATACTTTTAGAAAAGCCAGCGGCAGTGATTGTACAACTGCCAAAGCAACCCAGCATTACTGACAATATTGGTAAAACGATAAAAGTAAAACAGGGCGAGCAAATTTTAGACGGTTGGCAATTGAACGTCATAGACCAAACAACAATTGAGTGGCGACACGTTAAAGCAAACACTTTGGTGCAACAGCGTCTTTTTGAGAATACAGACAATAAAATTAGCGAATCACAATGAGATCCAATTACAAAATTATCGGTAAACACACCCGCAAACTCATTCAACCTTTAACAATCCTATTTGTTATTTTGATTATGAGTGGTTGCGCTACGCTAGGGGGCCCTGCTGCTAAATTAGCCAAACAAGACGATGAAACATTTTCCAAGCCAATGCGTCCTGCCAAAATAATTGAAGTGGATGAACTCGTTGATGATTCTGATTTATTAGCAGTTACCAATCAAAATAATGATAATGCAGGCACTATAAAAAGTCGGTCTACACCAACTTTAAGCATTGAACAAAAAGCAAATATTGCAAACGACGTCGTTATTCCAAAACTTGACAGCGCTAAAATGATCAGCCGATTGAGTTTTAACAATATGTCGGTTAGTGCGTTTATTAACGAAATTTTTGGTAACCAGTTAGGGCTAAGTTTTGTTATTGAACCAAAAGTAGCAAATGCGTCTGACTTAGTGACCATGCGCTTAGCATCCGAAGTAAACCAACAAGCACTTTACAAGATTGCAACCCAGACTCTAGCACCTTATGGTGTAACAACATCATTAAATGAAAACATTATCGTGTTTGCTTTTTCAGAAAACGCGAGTGCTCAAGACACCCCCTTGTTGGTTAGCGGCCGCGCTTTGCCTGAGGTACCATTTACTAATCGCCCATTATTTTACGCTTACCCAGTCAAGTCTGTGAATGCGCGGAATATACTTGGTTATATTAATCAATTGTTCAACAGTAATGAACTGACAACGCAACATGATGTTTTTAGTAATTCCTTAATTTTTCAAGGACAAAAAGCAAAAATAGAGCAGGCTGTTGCAGCTGCGAAATTATTTGATAGACCAGAAATGAGCGGTATGTATAGCGTGATTTTGGAACCTCAAATAAGTGATGTAAAAACCTTGTCGAGTAATCTCGAAAAAGTCCTCAAAACCGAAGGTTTTAATGTTGGGATTGCTGATCAACCTGGCGTCGCCATTCGCTTACTGCCCTTAGAAAGTGTGAACCAACTTATCGTATTTGCAAAATCTCGTGAAGTATTGACGCACATAGAAAACTGGGCTGATAAAATTGAAGTTGAAAAGCAAAGTGAAATAGAAGACGGCTTGTTTTTCTACCCCGTACAACGAACCCTCGCAAGTCATATTGTTGGCGTTCTTGGTCAACTTGGTGTGGCAAATTACAGTGCACCTAGCGGCGAATCAGATTCACAAGATGGCGCAAATAGAAGTCTGTCACGACCAATTAATAATCCTCAACGCAATAACGTTGGACAGTCAAATAGCGGGCAAAACGCCGGACAAAACGGGAATTATACGGTCGACGAACAACTCAACACCATCTTATTTAGTGGTAGCGGAAAACAGTGGCAAAAAGCGCTTCCTATTATTAAAAAGCTCGACAAACCTGCTCCCTCAGTGATGGTAGAAGTAATTTTAGTTGAGGTGCAACTCAATGATTCTGAAGAAACGGGCGTGGAATGGTTAGCCAATTCTTCTTTGGGTGATTTTGATTTAAGCTTTGGTACGCTAGGAAGTTTAGGTTTGAAAGGCTCCGGTCTTAATCTTTTTGGATTAGATAATGCAGGCAACACTCGCGCGGCAATTAATGCATTTTATAAAAATGACCGAGCAAATATTAGGTCGCGCCCCAGAATTATGGTCAAAAGCGGTGGTGAAGCATCTATCGATGTTGGTAATGAGATACCCGTTGTAACCTCAACAAGCCAAAGTACCACTGACAGCAATGCGCCTAATATTCAGAATGTGCAATACCGAAAAACCGGGGTAATTTTAGATATCAAACCCACAGTGCATGCTTCAGGTTTTGTTGATATTGAAATTAATCAAGAGTTAAGCGAGGCGACTGAATCGACGTCTGCAGGTAATCCGGTTATTTTAAACCGAAGTATCAGCACAACAGTCACACTCAGAGACGGTGGCTCAGTGTTAATTGGTGGCTTAATTTCTTCTACTTCTAGTGAAGGTTCACAAGGCGTTCCAATCTTGGGGCGCTTGCCGTTAATTGGCAAACTATTTCGCAGTGATAACAATGCTCAAGACAGAACCGAATTAATGATTATGATCATACCGTACATTTTAGATACACCGGGAGAAGCAGAAGCTTTGACCGATGAATTACAAATGCAACGCATTCAATCGTTCAATTAACCAGGAGCATTAATTTATATGAAGACCAGAGCTTACCTATTATCACTTTTAACTATTTCTATGCTAAGCGCTTGTTCTCAGCAAGAAGCAACGTCGGTCGATGAAATTTCCAGTAAATACAATACTAGTCAAACACCTGCAAAAGAAACTGAAATGAGTGGCTTTGATTGTATTGCAGAGTTTAAAGACCGTTTGTACCTATTGGGCCGCGGTGATGATTATCCTAACTTCATTGCTCAAGACATTACTATAGAGTTAATTAAACAAGACCCTGAATCGAAACTGATATCTGCCACGTGTAAATCTGAAGTTGAGTTGGGCGTTAAATTTGCTGACGTTATTGTAGATGGCACTGCGCAACAGTCACTTGATTATTTGGAAGCTTCATTTCCATTGGAACTGGTTGTTTTTAATGGTGAAGAAAATTGGATATTAGATACCGTTTTACAGTATCAAGTTGACGGCTTGAGTAGTCAGGAAATTCCAACGCTGACCAAACACTTTAAAGTGATTGAATCTTATGAT is part of the Glaciecola nitratireducens FR1064 genome and encodes:
- a CDS encoding GspE/PulE family protein, which produces MIEPLGLDANIIQASLINNLVVSNAITSKQQALIEQSVTDKKTTHIQALKRFGFVSEDFLLENLAIELDWSLAQNTQDCPLVADVLSLATQQSLSIDWCIEQGVFATANEQSCNIYVVDPFNQFAISVIISNITQANVNYILLTSAMMANIVDELTREREVSDLFGQKGINLSTLAEEAPVINLVNSFLEKAIQLEASDIHIEAGDTNMRVRFRIDGTLMEHMRQPISRFAAISSRIKLLAELDIAERRLPQDGRFSTRNAGQDFDIRVSTAPDVYGESIVMRLLPKKREQLSLANLGFAPDHLSTIQRWGKLSNGIVLVTGPTGSGKSTTLYGLLSDLRTGKEKIVTVEDPVEYQLEGVTQVQARADIGYTFAKALRTFLRQDPDVIMVGEIRDKETADIAVQSSLTGHLVLSTLHTNDACSVFPRLTDMGVEPFLIAATIQGVQAQRLVKKLCEHCAESTDAPSFMPEASKEGTWRKAVGCPKCHGKGYKGRIGIYELVEVTPALRELISAGAGVAKLRLQAKQDGARNLFNDGLLKAAQGITSVEEVLRVCATEDEVI
- a CDS encoding type II and III secretion system protein encodes the protein MRSNYKIIGKHTRKLIQPLTILFVILIMSGCATLGGPAAKLAKQDDETFSKPMRPAKIIEVDELVDDSDLLAVTNQNNDNAGTIKSRSTPTLSIEQKANIANDVVIPKLDSAKMISRLSFNNMSVSAFINEIFGNQLGLSFVIEPKVANASDLVTMRLASEVNQQALYKIATQTLAPYGVTTSLNENIIVFAFSENASAQDTPLLVSGRALPEVPFTNRPLFYAYPVKSVNARNILGYINQLFNSNELTTQHDVFSNSLIFQGQKAKIEQAVAAAKLFDRPEMSGMYSVILEPQISDVKTLSSNLEKVLKTEGFNVGIADQPGVAIRLLPLESVNQLIVFAKSREVLTHIENWADKIEVEKQSEIEDGLFFYPVQRTLASHIVGVLGQLGVANYSAPSGESDSQDGANRSLSRPINNPQRNNVGQSNSGQNAGQNGNYTVDEQLNTILFSGSGKQWQKALPIIKKLDKPAPSVMVEVILVEVQLNDSEETGVEWLANSSLGDFDLSFGTLGSLGLKGSGLNLFGLDNAGNTRAAINAFYKNDRANIRSRPRIMVKSGGEASIDVGNEIPVVTSTSQSTTDSNAPNIQNVQYRKTGVILDIKPTVHASGFVDIEINQELSEATESTSAGNPVILNRSISTTVTLRDGGSVLIGGLISSTSSEGSQGVPILGRLPLIGKLFRSDNNAQDRTELMIMIIPYILDTPGEAEALTDELQMQRIQSFN